From the genome of Anopheles funestus chromosome 2RL, idAnoFuneDA-416_04, whole genome shotgun sequence:
AGTAGCTGATATTGGCAGCGCGCTTTCCAAAGCGTGGAACAAAGAAACAACTGTAATTCTATTCCTATTTGCGAACCCGAGAGCAGCGAACACGTacagctaaaaataaaaacagaaggaaattgaagttaatatattaaaaacaaagtaTACTCATCAGACGTGTGTTATTAACCATAACAGTGGCGTAACAGGAACTAATGTTGATAATGTCGAGTCAATGGAAGTCTCAGGACTCTATAAAAGTGACTACCCCGGAGCGCATGGTtctgaaaaacataaaattaaaacgttGTGTAAATCCACACCACCAACCGAGTTAGGTGGTCACTCCAGAAAGCGTCAtggtgaaacataaaaatacactATTTTTGCTGGCTATTGGCGCATTTGGATTAACATTGGCAAAGAATACCGTAGACATGATTTTGGGGAACGGATACTTTCTCGAGCAGCATGAGGTAACGACCGCGGATGGTTATATCCTGACGATGTTCCGTATTCCCGGCAGTCCAGCGAATCCCGTAGTAAAGGGGAAGAACGTTGCCTTCCTGATGCACGGTCTACTAAGCTCGTCGGCGGATTTAGTCGTGGCCGGACCAGGCAAAGCAATAGCCTACATGTTGGTGGACGCAGGATACGATGTGTGGTTGGGTAATGCCCGAGGCAATACCAATTCTCGCCGCCATATCTTCCACGATCCGGATGCACGCAAAACGAACTTCTGGGACTTCAGCTGGCACGAGATCGGATACTTCGATCTACCCGCCATGATCGATTACACACTTGCGTACACTGGCCGCACGACACTGCACTACGTAGGCCATTCGCTTGGTACGACTTCGTTCTTCGTGATGGCATCAACACGACCCGATTACAACAAGAAAATACGCTCGATGCATGCGTTAGCTCCGGTAGCTTTTATGAGCAATCTGCGATCACCGTTTGTACGTGCCTTTGCCCCGTTTGTGCATCAACTAGAACGGGTCACGAACTTACTGGGTGTGAACGAGTTTTTACCTAGCAACGAAATGATGGTATTGGGTGGCCAACGTCTGTGCGAAGACGAATCGCCGTTCCAGGAGGTGTGTGCTAATGTGCTGTTCCTGATCGCCGGCTACAACTCGCCTCAGCTCAATCGTTCCCTGATTCCGGCTATTTTGGCCAACACACCAGCAGGGGCCTCCAAATACGAGTTAATACATTACGCCCAGGGTTACAACTCGGGTCGCTTCCGACAGTACGACTTCGGTTTATCCGTTAACCAGGCCCGGTACGGTTCGATTCGTCCGCCCGATTATCCGCTGCGTCGTGTGACGGCTCCGGTAGCTTTGCACTACAGTGACAACGATTTGCTGGCAGACGTCTCGGATGTGCGTAAACTGTACTCATATTTGCCCAATTCGATTGGTCTGTTCCGCGTACCTGATCCACGGTGGACCCATTTGGATTTCGTTTATGGCATCGATGCTAATACTTTCCTGTACGAACGAGTGATTAGTCTTATGAAGCGATACAACTGATGCTGGAAAGAGCCATACCCCACTGAAACAAAGGTGTACGATGGTGGCTCACTAAAAGAGTAGCATAATACACTGCGTGGCACAAGAGCTTTATACATATGGAAGCAATTATGATTGTGAGAACGtgccaaaaatatattttgcttctttattGGACGTAATAATTCGCCATTAACACGTTTTTGGAGGAACTCAGGCACCAAACTTCATGAGGGAAATTCATTAAGACTAAATGATTGCGTAATGACCGTTTTAGGGACACCTACTGCAAATCGACTTAGGAAAAAAATCGTCTTACCTTACCACATATGTAGAAGTGAAGATGAAGAGAGAGCAACAGTTCGTACATCGAAGGCGCGATGATATgcatcatgatcatcatgaTCTGGTGTTCACTTTCTTTTGACCATGTGACAAATTCACAAATTGTTCgaattttcaatgttttctaTGAACTAGAGGGATCACATCGGGTCGCCTTGATTCAACCTTGAGAAGGTGTTAAAATTGTGAAGTTCCGTCGTACTGCACATCATTGAAGTCTTCCTAGACCATATCAAGTAAGGCTAGATGAAAATGGTCACGCAGCAAAGTATTGGTAAAGGGGTCAGCAGATCGGCatcattttcaaataattatctaaaaaacTACCATAAACTTGCTATTGAACACCTTTTAGCTCTAAATCGATGATCTGGGGAGACGAAAGAAGCTATTGAAATTCTTGGACATGAAAGACTATGCCATTATGAAACACTCCTTGAGTATGAAGATGTTGCAGGAGGCTAATATCGATCGGTGCCCAATCTAATTTCCAAATTGTCAAGAATAAGCTAAGTAAAAGAATTAAGACTggaaacaaacgaagaatAAATCATCCCGGATCTTATCATGAAATTTTGGGAAATCTGATGTACGTAATACTGTCCACAAGTCTGGTGGCAAGACGGTGATGGATATCAAACTAAGCTAagactgggtatcaaatcccctCCGAATCGTAGCCCTGTATACAAAGGACTGACAACACTGCTACGGGTTAATGAAGTCTAGAAAAGTCAGAAGTTGCAGGCACCCAGTAGTCCTTGAAGTTATAATgccacaaaaaggaaaaaaaagtataaatatgTGCACCACGGCTTTGCATATCTTGATCGCTATTATTCGATCAACAACACTAAattggtttgaaaataatacTGCGTTATGTTACAGTGTTATGTTACAAATGAGGCCGCACGTGGGATTTCCGGCTTGGACTGCCAACAGTcctttttttggccttttgtggcactacagTCTCAAGAGATCTTGGTGAGCCAAGCACATCGTTGTTAAACATCAGTTTGTGAGAGGCTCAGCCTCGTCATATTATCCGAATTCTGGTGATGTGCTATACTTCATAGGATATACGCTTAAAACCCCAAAGTTCTTGCTGTTTGATTAGGTAAATTTGAGAGATTACTCTTAAGCCAAGGTGCTTCGTAGACACAGTAAattgatattgttttttttttgttgtaaaaaaaatcatttccctCACACCAGAGCACATTGCGTTCGGTTTTAGGGACCATCGGTTATTGTGTTTGATAAGCTTCCAAAACACGGTCTACAATGTGATAAGTTCGTTAAagagttttgataaaagatCAAATTCATCGGTAATTTGGCAACGTAAGCCGACAAGCCAGTGGTCTATAAAGCAAGATTAACTAACTGGCAGCAGGCACAGTCAGTACAGAACCATTGCTCAAGCATGGTACTAAGCAACCGCTGTTGGGTCCTGCTGGCCCTGGCTAGTGTGGTCACATTAGCGCAAGCCTCAACAATCCGTGACGTGTTGGCGTACCGTGCTGGAAACGGACCACAACCCAGCGATATCGCACCACTAACAGCTGATATCATCACCAACGATGGTTACTTTCTCGAAATACATGAAGTAACGACGACCGATGGTTACATCCTGACGATGTTCCGTATTCCCGGCAGTCCAGCGAATCCCGTAGTTCAGGGGAAGAACGTTGCCTTCCTGATGCACGGTCTACTAAGTTCGTCGGCGGATTATGTCATTTCTGGACCTGGAAGAGCACTAGCCTACATGTTGGTCGATGCCGGGTATGACGTGTGGATGGGTAACGCCCGAGGCAATACCAATTCTCGCCGCCATATCTTCCACGATCCGGATGCACGCAATACGGACTTCTGGGACTTCAGCTGGCACGAGATCGGATACTTCGATCTACCCGCCATGATTGATTACACTCTCGCGTACACTGGCCACACGACCCTACACTATGCAGGCCATTCGCAGGGTACAACTTCGTTCTTCGTGATGGCATCAACACGACCCGATTACAACAAGAAAATACGCTCGATGCATGCGTTAGCTCCGGTAGCTTTTATGAGCAACCTGCGATCACCGTTTGTTCGTGCCTTTGCTCCGTTTGTGAATCAACTAGAATGGATCATGAACATGCTAGGTGTGAACGAGTTTTTACCTAGCAACGAAATGATGATTATGGGTGGCCAACGTCTATGCGAAGACGAATCGCCGTTCCAGGAGGTGTGTGCTAATGTGCTGTTCCTGATCGGTGGCTTCAACTCGCCTCAGCTCAATCGTACCATGATTCCGGCTCTTCTGGAGAATGCTCCTGCCGGTGCCTCGGTCAACCAGTT
Proteins encoded in this window:
- the LOC125762276 gene encoding lipase 3-like; this encodes MVLSNRCWVLLALASVVTLAQASTIRDVLAYRAGNGPQPSDIAPLTADIITNDGYFLEIHEVTTTDGYILTMFRIPGSPANPVVQGKNVAFLMHGLLSSSADYVISGPGRALAYMLVDAGYDVWMGNARGNTNSRRHIFHDPDARNTDFWDFSWHEIGYFDLPAMIDYTLAYTGHTTLHYAGHSQGTTSFFVMASTRPDYNKKIRSMHALAPVAFMSNLRSPFVRAFAPFVNQLEWIMNMLGVNEFLPSNEMMIMGGQRLCEDESPFQEVCANVLFLIGGFNSPQLNRTMIPALLENAPAGASVNQLVHYAQGYNSGRFRQYDFGLTLNMIRYGSIRPPDYPLHRVTAPVALHFSDNDWLAAVEDVRELHSELSNSIGLFRVSDPRWNHLDFVWGIDANTFLYERVISFMNRYN
- the LOC125762277 gene encoding lipase 3-like, yielding MVKHKNTLFLLAIGAFGLTLAKNTVDMILGNGYFLEQHEVTTADGYILTMFRIPGSPANPVVKGKNVAFLMHGLLSSSADLVVAGPGKAIAYMLVDAGYDVWLGNARGNTNSRRHIFHDPDARKTNFWDFSWHEIGYFDLPAMIDYTLAYTGRTTLHYVGHSLGTTSFFVMASTRPDYNKKIRSMHALAPVAFMSNLRSPFVRAFAPFVHQLERVTNLLGVNEFLPSNEMMVLGGQRLCEDESPFQEVCANVLFLIAGYNSPQLNRSLIPAILANTPAGASKYELIHYAQGYNSGRFRQYDFGLSVNQARYGSIRPPDYPLRRVTAPVALHYSDNDLLADVSDVRKLYSYLPNSIGLFRVPDPRWTHLDFVYGIDANTFLYERVISLMKRYN